A region of Maridesulfovibrio sp. DNA encodes the following proteins:
- a CDS encoding ATP-binding protein, producing the protein MKIAIASGKGGTGKTTVAVNFAAYLESMGKSVSFTDCDVEEPNAHFFLKPELGPEKKEFLTVPDIDEEKCIGESCRKCIELCRFKSLIWMVDSVLCFSELCHGCGLCELACPADAIGKGKREIGTTSTGKAGNIFFTKGLMRIGEAMAPPLINAVKNLSPQADVNILDCPPGTSCPVVESVDDSDFVVLVTEPTPFGLHDLNLAVQLMRTLNKPCGVVINRAGMGDDRVEKYLTEKNVPLLGSLPHSREAASQYSEGHLLYETIPGFKDEFAKIWSSIQEQVSGAK; encoded by the coding sequence ATGAAAATAGCAATTGCCAGCGGCAAAGGCGGGACCGGGAAAACCACTGTTGCCGTAAACTTTGCAGCCTATCTTGAATCCATGGGCAAAAGCGTAAGCTTCACCGACTGCGATGTGGAAGAGCCTAACGCCCACTTCTTTTTGAAACCTGAGCTGGGTCCTGAAAAAAAGGAATTTCTCACTGTCCCGGACATTGATGAAGAAAAATGTATCGGTGAATCGTGCCGCAAATGTATAGAACTATGCCGTTTCAAATCCCTGATCTGGATGGTTGATTCCGTACTCTGCTTTTCTGAGCTCTGCCACGGCTGCGGACTATGTGAACTGGCCTGCCCCGCAGACGCCATCGGTAAAGGGAAAAGAGAAATAGGAACAACTTCCACCGGAAAGGCGGGCAACATATTTTTTACAAAGGGACTGATGCGTATCGGGGAAGCAATGGCCCCGCCGCTGATTAATGCAGTCAAAAATCTTTCCCCACAGGCAGACGTGAATATTCTTGACTGCCCCCCCGGAACCTCCTGTCCGGTGGTGGAATCAGTTGACGATTCCGACTTTGTGGTCTTGGTAACCGAACCCACCCCTTTCGGTCTGCACGACCTTAATCTGGCCGTACAACTTATGCGGACCCTGAATAAACCCTGCGGTGTAGTCATAAACCGCGCCGGAATGGGTGATGACCGTGTGGAAAAATATCTGACTGAAAAAAATGTCCCCCTGCTCGGCTCGCTTCCGCACAGTCGAGAGGCCGCTTCCCAATATTCCGAAGGCCACCTGCTATACGAAACCATACCCGGATTCAAAGACGAGTTTGCAAAAATATGGTCGTCCATCCAAGAACAAGTGAGCGGAGCAAAATAG
- a CDS encoding ARMT1-like domain-containing protein → MRTHLECLPCFLKMALTGIRAVCPGQEEIHEKVIKHWAAGFANADLSESPPSLAGRLFRETSEYVGEVDIFKYQKEASNKRVLELLPEVKARVLGSEVPLLASMGVSIIGNYMDCAVMGEYDWEGELDHMEHGLDLDVFNKFLDEVRTHKSLLVLGDNAGEIGLDTILAGLLRDEGIAVTYAVRGKNILNDATVVDAEIVGMTDVCEVVTSGVDTPGTVLNRCSDEFRKRLENSPVVLSKGQGNFESLWGVMPDVYYAFKVKCPVVADVTGVPVKTSLFCQEK, encoded by the coding sequence ATGAGAACGCATCTGGAGTGTCTGCCATGTTTTTTGAAGATGGCTCTCACCGGGATCAGGGCAGTTTGTCCTGGGCAGGAAGAGATACATGAAAAAGTAATCAAACATTGGGCTGCAGGATTTGCAAATGCAGATTTGAGTGAATCTCCGCCTTCACTTGCCGGGCGTCTTTTTCGGGAGACTTCCGAGTATGTTGGTGAGGTCGATATTTTTAAATATCAGAAAGAAGCATCCAATAAGCGGGTTCTGGAGTTGCTGCCGGAAGTTAAAGCCAGAGTTCTGGGCAGTGAGGTTCCGCTTTTAGCGTCCATGGGCGTTTCCATTATCGGTAATTATATGGATTGCGCCGTTATGGGGGAATACGACTGGGAAGGTGAGCTTGATCATATGGAACATGGTCTTGATCTGGATGTTTTCAATAAGTTCCTTGACGAAGTGCGTACCCACAAGTCTCTGCTGGTTCTTGGTGATAATGCCGGCGAGATCGGGTTGGATACTATTTTGGCCGGGCTGTTACGCGATGAAGGCATTGCTGTGACCTACGCTGTGCGCGGTAAAAATATTCTTAATGATGCCACTGTTGTGGATGCAGAGATTGTCGGCATGACTGATGTTTGTGAGGTAGTTACTTCCGGGGTGGACACTCCCGGTACCGTGCTTAACCGGTGCAGCGATGAATTTCGTAAGAGGCTGGAAAATTCTCCGGTTGTGCTCAGCAAGGGACAGGGCAACTTTGAATCCTTATGGGGCGTAATGCCGGATGTGTACTATGCTTTTAAGGTCAAGTGTCCGGTTGTTGCCGATGTCACCGGGGTTCCGGTAAAGACTTCATTATTCTGTCAGGAAAAATAA
- a CDS encoding AsmA family protein: protein MLLRVKKLFWILFVLFDLCIMAAVAGGMFYLESDEPRIMLENYLSAKLEREVRFHENLDLIFYPWLGVETGPVTVSALEGATSPYQLEVQDIDFKVRLLPLLCGELEVDTIIVDSPSLFVERLKSGSLDLPQIESGTAANGDNAVFTYFKNISVRGMSVLNATCFYKDMGSGNSFNVSGVNVRTGLLRRDTPLAFDISAMLDTELFNLKAHADLKGLVDFSVRERQVSLSETSLSLKVESDDLFGPGEVVEGIASLDFNLVDGRIDVKGLVLQGAGVRLSGAANCTDIYHDPHFKGRLKSTKFDPKKVFSRFTPIPIPAEYKDILNQASFEMDFHSTLKKTELSHIVFAVDKTVIKGNFSLTNYRKPWVEFDVRADSVIFDPYEKLYDLEKKDNSNNSVPKVSAKKQRRLFRDLVIADLVRKIPCNGKLEVGRFVYDGIRLDKVAVAISPGPKVAALSIGKGSYLDGDFALSAELAFDEKRQPGVLYLNSRGAVSPFSLARLPLDIKGLKFHAGKAFFDLNSLTSNGKTPGELVRNLRLDSRLESAGLVADMNFKGLPEELKKLRVEKAALALKVAPLPGEEVQESVGRELDIKLSGAFLEPEGAFKGRFKGGLLCSRNDPANIEIRNGVLDFSVGGKGVPVIKKEVSLNLAGSGSVKSGNLKLDNFALKSGQINLHGSVDAQRLGWETASAQGVLKLPKTGCNDLFELFGVEKPETKDPDAFETVELDSSFQLNGENLTLRVDKCSLDNAAVQGTFQITDFKNPFLNFVIKGDKVDVDHFLPVSLQKLGKDDIVGEDKKAKLPEWQFPDKLLGSINAKGRVECDYFRIFDFGANRVFADVDMSDAVIDIHDIKADFHEGNLAGKLDLGLRNGTVSLGTDIEVRGFEAGLFFVDYVGRDYVRGKTDASLKIDGRSTANIDFVDTLSGDLAFRIVDGSYLFAATAEQDVKDKKSPNPTNFSVMKGSINGKDGRFKVTDYLLKNAYLTATATGGFSFPDDSINLRVNADIIKLPNLYLKLVNAFLDAMTGVNVTVTGKLSNPKVEVKGLERWGDVLSDVLGLPKQSFMFFRKLIF, encoded by the coding sequence GTGCTTCTGCGGGTGAAAAAACTTTTCTGGATTTTGTTTGTCCTTTTTGACCTCTGCATTATGGCGGCGGTTGCCGGGGGGATGTTTTATCTGGAATCCGACGAGCCTCGCATAATGCTTGAAAATTACCTGAGTGCTAAACTTGAGCGCGAGGTCCGCTTCCACGAAAATCTTGATCTCATCTTTTACCCCTGGCTTGGTGTGGAGACCGGTCCTGTCACTGTTTCGGCCCTTGAAGGGGCAACCTCTCCTTATCAACTTGAAGTTCAGGATATTGATTTCAAAGTAAGACTCCTTCCCCTACTCTGCGGAGAGTTGGAAGTTGATACAATTATAGTGGATTCGCCTTCCCTGTTCGTGGAGCGTTTAAAGAGCGGATCTCTGGATCTGCCTCAAATCGAATCCGGAACAGCTGCAAACGGCGATAATGCCGTCTTTACATATTTCAAAAACATAAGCGTGCGCGGAATGAGTGTTTTGAATGCCACCTGTTTCTACAAGGATATGGGGAGCGGTAATTCATTCAATGTTTCCGGCGTAAATGTGCGCACCGGGCTTTTGCGTCGGGATACGCCTCTGGCCTTTGATATCAGTGCCATGCTTGATACTGAGTTGTTCAACCTTAAAGCTCATGCAGATCTCAAGGGGCTGGTGGATTTTTCTGTTCGGGAAAGGCAAGTGTCTCTTTCCGAGACTTCACTTTCCCTGAAGGTTGAGAGTGACGATCTTTTCGGCCCCGGCGAGGTAGTGGAGGGTATAGCTTCACTTGACTTCAACCTTGTTGACGGACGGATTGATGTTAAAGGTCTGGTCTTGCAGGGGGCAGGGGTCCGGTTGTCCGGGGCTGCCAATTGCACTGATATTTATCATGATCCTCATTTTAAAGGCCGCTTGAAGTCTACTAAGTTTGATCCCAAGAAAGTTTTTTCAAGATTTACTCCCATACCCATTCCAGCAGAGTATAAGGATATTCTCAATCAGGCTTCTTTTGAAATGGACTTTCACTCCACCTTAAAAAAAACTGAGCTTTCACATATAGTCTTTGCAGTGGACAAGACTGTGATTAAAGGAAATTTTTCACTCACAAACTACCGTAAACCTTGGGTTGAGTTTGATGTCCGGGCCGATTCAGTTATTTTTGATCCGTATGAAAAGCTTTATGACCTTGAAAAGAAAGACAATAGCAACAATTCTGTACCCAAAGTTTCTGCCAAAAAGCAGAGACGTCTCTTCCGTGATCTTGTAATCGCCGATCTGGTCAGGAAAATTCCCTGTAACGGCAAGCTGGAAGTAGGGCGCTTTGTTTATGACGGTATAAGGCTTGATAAAGTTGCCGTAGCGATATCTCCGGGACCGAAAGTAGCCGCGCTGAGTATAGGTAAAGGATCATATCTTGATGGCGATTTTGCTTTATCCGCAGAGCTTGCATTTGACGAAAAGCGTCAGCCGGGAGTTTTGTATTTAAACAGCCGGGGGGCGGTTTCTCCGTTTTCTCTGGCCCGGCTGCCGCTTGATATCAAAGGACTGAAATTCCATGCAGGTAAAGCTTTTTTCGATCTTAACAGTCTGACTTCCAACGGTAAAACGCCTGGTGAACTGGTGCGAAACCTTAGGCTTGATTCCAGGCTTGAAAGTGCCGGTCTTGTAGCGGATATGAATTTCAAGGGATTGCCGGAGGAACTGAAGAAATTGCGGGTTGAAAAAGCCGCACTGGCCTTGAAAGTTGCTCCTTTGCCCGGTGAAGAAGTGCAGGAATCTGTGGGCCGTGAGCTGGATATTAAGCTTTCCGGGGCTTTTCTTGAACCGGAGGGTGCGTTTAAAGGCCGGTTCAAAGGCGGATTGTTGTGCAGCAGGAATGATCCCGCAAATATCGAGATCAGGAACGGGGTCCTTGATTTTTCTGTTGGCGGCAAGGGAGTGCCGGTCATTAAAAAAGAAGTTTCTTTGAACCTTGCGGGAAGTGGCAGCGTGAAATCCGGTAATCTTAAATTGGATAATTTTGCCCTGAAAAGCGGGCAGATTAATCTGCATGGCAGTGTAGACGCCCAAAGGCTAGGCTGGGAAACTGCGTCCGCACAAGGAGTTCTAAAACTTCCCAAAACAGGGTGCAATGACCTGTTTGAGCTTTTCGGGGTGGAAAAGCCGGAAACCAAGGACCCGGACGCATTTGAGACTGTTGAACTGGATAGCTCGTTTCAGTTGAACGGTGAAAACCTGACTTTGAGGGTGGATAAATGCAGCCTTGATAATGCCGCAGTGCAGGGAACTTTTCAGATAACTGATTTTAAAAATCCTTTCCTGAATTTTGTCATCAAAGGGGACAAGGTTGATGTAGATCACTTCCTGCCTGTCAGTCTGCAGAAACTTGGCAAGGACGATATTGTCGGGGAGGATAAAAAAGCTAAGCTGCCTGAATGGCAGTTCCCGGATAAATTGCTTGGTTCAATCAATGCAAAAGGCCGGGTAGAGTGTGACTATTTCCGTATTTTTGATTTCGGTGCCAACCGGGTCTTTGCTGATGTTGATATGAGTGATGCAGTCATTGATATTCACGACATCAAAGCTGATTTTCATGAAGGGAATCTGGCCGGTAAGCTTGACCTCGGCCTTAGGAACGGAACAGTCTCACTTGGTACTGACATTGAGGTCAGGGGCTTTGAGGCCGGACTGTTTTTTGTTGATTATGTGGGGCGTGATTATGTGAGGGGCAAGACTGATGCTTCCTTGAAAATAGATGGCCGTTCCACCGCCAATATAGATTTTGTGGATACCCTCAGTGGAGATCTGGCCTTCAGGATTGTTGACGGTTCCTATCTTTTTGCTGCAACGGCTGAACAGGACGTCAAAGATAAGAAATCGCCGAATCCGACCAATTTTTCTGTCATGAAGGGATCAATTAACGGTAAGGACGGCAGGTTCAAGGTTACTGATTATCTGCTGAAAAACGCTTACCTTACAGCCACAGCCACAGGTGGATTCAGTTTCCCTGATGATTCCATCAACCTGCGGGTTAATGCGGATATTATCAAATTGCCCAACCTCTATCTTAAACTGGTCAATGCCTTTCTTGATGCCATGACCGGGGTTAACGTTACTGTTACCGGAAAACTCAGTAACCCAAAAGTGGAAGTCAAAGGTCTGGAGCGCTGGGGGGATGTGCTTAGCGATGTTCTCGGTCTTCCGAAGCAGTCTTTTATGTTTTTCAGGAAGCTTATATTCTGA
- a CDS encoding YihY/virulence factor BrkB family protein, translated as MTGGKVGQRISDFFMKDIWDWGTSQESGPLKFLHTIARLGYLITIGFLKDQCIIRASALTFTTMLSIVPFLAVAFSLMKGMGFQDSSYIHEMLLKVSAGREEVVGKILEYVDNTNVQTLGWIGVATLLFTVLSTVGTVEKAFNIIWKVSHGRTFWRKFTDFFSVIFICPVAVIVATSVSVSIKKQAILQQFDNIYGVTELEGFLISLAPLVLIWLSFTFIYAFMPNTRVRIGSALAGGVVAGTVWQMAQWAYINWQIGVSKYNAIYGSFAQLPLFLIWLYTSWVIVLLGSEISYAVQNVMLYRQQKFMPDAGVDDMQKFSLLALSLMSLRFEQSKAPYDLEELAAEIGVPVRFISPIMDKFVEGGVLIKGADEGKEIYTFAVSPRNMTMLQVMGILSGTGKGASAAVDNPGMLFISKMMDDIRQVLRDSGCDVSISDCGENMGKFLKRLPEYPE; from the coding sequence ATGACTGGCGGAAAGGTTGGACAGCGGATTTCTGATTTTTTTATGAAAGATATCTGGGATTGGGGCACTTCTCAAGAGAGTGGCCCTCTTAAGTTTCTGCATACCATAGCACGTCTCGGGTACCTTATTACAATAGGGTTCCTCAAGGATCAGTGCATTATCCGTGCTTCCGCACTTACGTTCACTACCATGCTTTCCATTGTGCCGTTTTTGGCTGTGGCATTCTCCCTGATGAAGGGTATGGGGTTTCAGGATTCCAGCTACATCCATGAAATGTTGCTCAAAGTTTCCGCCGGAAGGGAGGAGGTTGTGGGTAAGATTCTTGAGTACGTGGATAATACCAATGTGCAGACACTTGGCTGGATCGGCGTTGCGACTCTTCTTTTTACTGTTCTGTCGACTGTGGGAACAGTGGAAAAGGCTTTCAATATTATCTGGAAAGTCAGTCATGGCCGTACATTCTGGCGAAAGTTTACTGACTTTTTTTCGGTGATCTTTATCTGTCCGGTAGCTGTAATTGTCGCCACAAGCGTCAGTGTTTCAATTAAGAAACAGGCTATTCTGCAGCAGTTCGATAATATTTACGGGGTTACGGAGTTGGAAGGTTTTCTGATCAGTCTGGCGCCGCTGGTGCTGATCTGGTTGTCCTTCACTTTTATCTATGCCTTTATGCCCAACACCAGAGTGAGGATCGGGAGTGCTCTGGCCGGTGGGGTAGTGGCCGGAACTGTCTGGCAGATGGCGCAGTGGGCCTATATTAACTGGCAGATCGGGGTGAGCAAATATAATGCAATTTATGGCAGTTTTGCACAACTGCCCCTTTTCCTGATCTGGCTTTATACCAGTTGGGTGATTGTTCTGCTCGGTTCTGAAATAAGTTACGCCGTGCAGAATGTCATGCTTTACCGGCAGCAGAAATTTATGCCCGATGCCGGTGTGGATGACATGCAGAAGTTTTCATTGCTGGCCCTGAGTTTGATGAGTCTCCGTTTTGAGCAGTCCAAGGCTCCTTATGATCTGGAAGAACTGGCCGCGGAGATCGGGGTTCCGGTACGGTTCATTTCTCCGATTATGGATAAGTTTGTGGAAGGAGGGGTGCTGATCAAGGGTGCTGATGAAGGTAAAGAAATTTATACTTTCGCAGTCTCGCCCCGGAATATGACCATGTTGCAGGTCATGGGAATTCTTTCCGGCACCGGTAAAGGGGCCAGTGCAGCGGTTGATAATCCGGGAATGCTTTTTATCTCCAAAATGATGGATGATATCAGGCAGGTTCTGCGTGACAGTGGGTGCGATGTGTCTATTTCCGATTGCGGTGAAAATATGGGTAAGTTTTTGAAAAGATTACCTGAGTATCCTGAATAG